In Hymenobacter gelipurpurascens, one DNA window encodes the following:
- a CDS encoding response regulator, translating into MHTVLIDDDSTSIFLMKLLLERENFSETITAFQSAQEALEYLQNALPDQLPHVILLDLNMPVMNGWQFLDALRPEAPELLGNCRIYILTSSLAHTDRARAEQNPLVTRLIHKPLDRKQLDGIREDARAL; encoded by the coding sequence ATGCATACCGTACTTATTGACGACGATTCGACCAGCATTTTTCTGATGAAGCTGCTGCTGGAACGTGAAAATTTTTCTGAAACAATAACGGCTTTTCAGTCGGCGCAGGAGGCTCTGGAGTACCTGCAGAATGCCCTGCCCGATCAACTGCCCCATGTAATTCTGCTGGACCTGAACATGCCCGTCATGAATGGGTGGCAGTTTCTGGATGCCCTGCGCCCCGAGGCGCCCGAGCTGCTGGGCAACTGCCGCATCTATATCCTGACGTCCTCTTTGGCCCACACTGACCGGGCCCGGGCCGAGCAAAATCCGTTAGTTACGCGCCTTATTCATAAGCCGCTGGATAGAAAGCAGTTGGATGGTATTCGGGAGGATGCCCGGGCCCTGTAG